The genomic interval TATGTGGGTAGTATCAGATAATTTGTTAAAGGGTGCCGCATGGAACTCTGTACAAATAGCAGAAAGCCTAATTAAATTAGGACTTGTATAAGTAAAGGAAGAAAGGCAAGACTGTAAAGGGTTAGAATGCAGGAAAGTGCCTGTAGGTAGAACTCTAATTTTTCTACATACAGGAAGTACAAGTTTGGACACAGCAATATACGCCTCGTGCCAAAATCTTGTCTTTCTTAACAATTGAGTATTTTTAGAAGAAAGAGATCCTTTTTTTAACGAATACTATTATTTAATGGCTCAAGGTTAGCTTGAGTCAAACAACAAGGGATCCTCCTAGTAATATGATGTCTGAGGTTAATCTCATCTTTATAGTTAAGGATTTGAGATTCCTCCAATTTGTTCTAGAAAAAGGCACCCTTATATTTACACTCATTTAGAAAGTGTTCAGAGGTGTTTATTGTGAAAATTATGGTTCAAAAATTTGGTGGAACATCGGTTCGAGATGAAAAAAGCCGAATTCAAGCAAAAGATCATATTAAAGATGCATTAAGTGAAGGGTACAAAGTGGTTGTGGTTGTTTCAGCAATGGGCCGTAAAGGAGAACCATACGCAACCGACACATTATTATCATTAGTTGGCGGAGCAGAAACAAGTATTAGCAGAAGAGAAAATGACTTGTTAATGTCATGCGGCGAAATTATTTCTAGTGTTGTGTTCACACAGCTATTGCTAGAAAATCAGATTTCAGCTACCGCTTTAACAGGTGCTCAAGCTGGATTTAAGACGAATAATGATTATACGAATGCAAGAATAATGGAAATGGATTGCGGACGCATTCTTCAAGAATTGAAAAAACATGATGTAGTTGTAGTTGCTGGCTTTCAAGGAGCAGCTCCAAATGGAGATACAACAACTTTAGGAAGAGGCGGAAGTGATACGTCAGCAGCCGCTTTAGGATCTGCCCTAAATGCAGAATATATTGACATATTTACAGACGTAGAAGGAATTATGACAGCTGATCCAAGAATCGCTGAAAATGCTCGCCCGTTATCGGTTGTCACTTATTCAGAAGTATGTAATATGGCATACCAAGGGGCAAAAGTTATTCATCCCAGAGCAGTGGAAATAGCGATGCAGGCAAAGGTGCCAATACGAATTCGCTCTACGTATTCAAAAGGCACTGGTACGCTCGTTACATCCAGTAATGCAGAGAATAAAGGCAGTGACATTAAAGAAAGACCTGTGACTGGTATTGCCCATGTAGCGAATGTAACACAGATAAAGGTATTTGCGAAAAAAGATCAGTATGATTTGCAAGCACAAGTATTTAAAGCAATGGCAAACGAAGAAATAAGTGTCGACTTTATCAACATTTCACCAAACAGCGTTGTCTATACAGTAACAAATGAAATGACCAATAAAGCTATAGCTGTTCTTGAAAATATGGGCTACGAACCTGTTATTGAAAGAGAGTGTGCAAAAGTTTCAGTCGTTGGTGCTGGAATGGCCGGTGTACCAGGTGTTACATTTAAAATTGTTACAGCACTATCAAATAAAGGAATTCGAATCTTGCAATCAGCTGATAGCCATGCAACGATATGGGTACTGGTGAAACAGGATGATTTAGTAAACGCAGTAAATGTATTACACGATGCGTTTGAGCTAGAGAAAGAATAGAATAGATATAGATACGACGAGATCGAGATGAGAATAGGAGTGGAACGATGGGTTTATTTGGTAGGGTGTCAACGGCCATGATTACACCATTTGATGCCAAGGGACATATAGATTTTCCAAAAACAACACAGTTAATTAATCATTTACTTGAAAACGGAACGGATTCTTTAGTAGTAGCTGGTACAACTGGAGAATCACCCACATTATCCAAACAAGAGAAGATTGCGTTATTTAAACATGTGGTAAAGGTAGTGGAAAAGAGAGTTCCAATTATTGCAGGAACAGGTAGTTATAACACATATGAGTCCATCGAATTGACGAAACAAGCTGAACTTGCAGGTGTGGACGCTGTTATGGTAGTTGGACCATACTATAACAAGCCGAACCAAGAGGGTTTGTTTCAGCATATTAAAGCAGTTGCAGAATCTACAAAACTACCCGTTATGATATATAATATTCCAGGTCGTTCTGTTGTTAATATTGAACCAGATACTATTATTCGTTTGTCTGAAATTGAAAATATAGTAGCAGTAAAAGAAGCTAGCGGAAATTTAAATAACATCACGAAAATAATCGCGTCAACACCAGATGATTTTTATGTGTACAGTGGAGATGACGGCTTAACTTTACCGTTATTATCAGTTGGAGGCACAGGGATTATCTCTGTTGCATCACATATTATCGGCAAAGAAATGAAAGAAATGGTGAATTCTTTCCTAGCTGGAAATATAGAGGAAGCTTCAAAAATGCATCAGCAATTACTTCCTCTTATGTTAGCCTTATTTAAAGCACCTAACCCTGTACCAGTAAAAACGGCGCTTCAATTAAAAGGATTTGATGTTGGTTCTGTACGTTTACCTTTAGTTCCTTTAACAGAGGAAGAGCGTAAAGAACTAGCGGAATATTTATAAGCTTTTTAGGTTTTACGTCTTTCACCGCAAATAAGATTAAAATGATAAAACAGCTTATTTTGCAAGGTTAAAAGAATGTTTACTTGTCAGAAGAGTTCAGCTATCTCTAATTACTAAGAAGGAACCAGTAGCTAAAATGGTTTCTTCCTCCATGAGATAACTAGCTCTTCTGATTTTTTTGTTTGATAGCGCAATAAGAAAAACTTGTTTCCAACTTAGTAATTGATTATGATTGGATACATAGTTAATACTCGATTTAAGAAGAATATTTATTACTAGTTAATGTAAGAAGTACGGAGGAGAAAGTATGGCGAAAAACCAGTTACAAAAAAATTTATTGCCAAGACATATCAGTTTAATGGCGATGGGAGGAGCTATTGGTACTGGTATATTTAAAGGAAGTGGCGAAACAGTATCGATTGCAGGCCCAGGCGTAATCTTTACATACATATTTGCTGGACTATTATTACTTGTTGTAATGGGAAGTATTGCGGAAATGGCAATTATTTATCCGAATACTAATATGAAAGGATTTATTGGGAAAGCCTTTGGCGATCGAATGGCATTCATCATTGGCTGGATGTATTGCATTTTATGGCTTGCTGTATGTGTGATTGAGGTTGTTGTTGCAGGAAGCTTTTTGCAATTTTGGTTACCAGATGTTCCGCTTTGGATTTTAAGCATTATTTGTTCGATTATCTTAATTGCTGTAAATACAATGAATGTAAAGAATTATGGGGAATTTGAGTTTTGGTTTGCGGGCATTAAAATTGGGATGATTATTCTCTTTATCATTTTAGGAGCGTCTGTTTTATTTGGCATTATTCCGTCAGCAGAAACAAATTATTTGCAAAATTATACAGCGCATGGTGGATTTTTCCCGAATGGCTGGACGTCTGTTTTTTCGGCATTATTAATTGTCATGTTCTCTTATGGTGGTTCAGAACTTATTGGAGTAACGGTAACAGAAGCCAAAGATGCAGAGAAAATACTGCCTAAAGTAATTAAAAGCTTTATTTTACGAATCATCTTATTTTATACATTACCTATTTTAATTATATGTGGCCTTATCCCTTGGAATAAGTTAAATGATGCTTCTAGTCCTTTTGTACAAGTACTAACTATTTCTGGATTGTCTGGCGCAGCTCATATTATGAACTTTGTCTTGATTATTGCGGTGTTATCTGCAGCAAATTCGGGTATATACGGTTGTACAAGAATGATGTACTCCCTTGCTATAGAAGGACAAGGACCTAAAGCATTTAGCAAGGTAAATAAAAATGGGGTTCCTCTATATAGTTTAATGCTTACAGCCATTATTTTAATTGCTGGCTCCATGATTGC from Niallia sp. FSL W8-0635 carries:
- the dapG gene encoding aspartate kinase, whose product is MKIMVQKFGGTSVRDEKSRIQAKDHIKDALSEGYKVVVVVSAMGRKGEPYATDTLLSLVGGAETSISRRENDLLMSCGEIISSVVFTQLLLENQISATALTGAQAGFKTNNDYTNARIMEMDCGRILQELKKHDVVVVAGFQGAAPNGDTTTLGRGGSDTSAAALGSALNAEYIDIFTDVEGIMTADPRIAENARPLSVVTYSEVCNMAYQGAKVIHPRAVEIAMQAKVPIRIRSTYSKGTGTLVTSSNAENKGSDIKERPVTGIAHVANVTQIKVFAKKDQYDLQAQVFKAMANEEISVDFINISPNSVVYTVTNEMTNKAIAVLENMGYEPVIERECAKVSVVGAGMAGVPGVTFKIVTALSNKGIRILQSADSHATIWVLVKQDDLVNAVNVLHDAFELEKE
- the dapA gene encoding 4-hydroxy-tetrahydrodipicolinate synthase translates to MGLFGRVSTAMITPFDAKGHIDFPKTTQLINHLLENGTDSLVVAGTTGESPTLSKQEKIALFKHVVKVVEKRVPIIAGTGSYNTYESIELTKQAELAGVDAVMVVGPYYNKPNQEGLFQHIKAVAESTKLPVMIYNIPGRSVVNIEPDTIIRLSEIENIVAVKEASGNLNNITKIIASTPDDFYVYSGDDGLTLPLLSVGGTGIISVASHIIGKEMKEMVNSFLAGNIEEASKMHQQLLPLMLALFKAPNPVPVKTALQLKGFDVGSVRLPLVPLTEEERKELAEYL
- a CDS encoding amino acid permease, whose protein sequence is MAKNQLQKNLLPRHISLMAMGGAIGTGIFKGSGETVSIAGPGVIFTYIFAGLLLLVVMGSIAEMAIIYPNTNMKGFIGKAFGDRMAFIIGWMYCILWLAVCVIEVVVAGSFLQFWLPDVPLWILSIICSIILIAVNTMNVKNYGEFEFWFAGIKIGMIILFIILGASVLFGIIPSAETNYLQNYTAHGGFFPNGWTSVFSALLIVMFSYGGSELIGVTVTEAKDAEKILPKVIKSFILRIILFYTLPILIICGLIPWNKLNDASSPFVQVLTISGLSGAAHIMNFVLIIAVLSAANSGIYGCTRMMYSLAIEGQGPKAFSKVNKNGVPLYSLMLTAIILIAGSMIALVKQDEVFALLMAFPGFVVSIVWITICLAQVKLRKSYPFEPSFKIWGYPFIPIFTVICLAIISISFLFDEANRISIMACLACFFVVIVISIFKFKSNKR